Genomic window (Rosa chinensis cultivar Old Blush chromosome 6, RchiOBHm-V2, whole genome shotgun sequence):
ACAATGGCAATATGAAATAGATCCAACATTATGCAACATATAGTTACACATACCTTTGATGGCTGTCTCCAAATTACAAGCTCCTCAGGCCAAGCCACGTGACTTCCAATGGCTTCTCGAACCAATTCCATCTCACCCGCTATAGGGAAAGGAAGTGGTGCATCACCTTGAATCTCACCATCCACTGACACTCTAACGCATCCCTCCTTCAATGCAGCTCCATGTATCATCTTATTAATATCCACATCATCAAATACGGTACCAAAAGCAACTATGTTGGTGATGGTATTCACTGCTAACTCACATACGCCACCCTAACCAGAAAAATCAGATGCACATATTACCAAATAGCAATGGTATTACACACATTAACTAGTTTGAGGAGTATTGGAATTGGAGTTGGAATAATATAGTTACCTTATCAGTAGGTGGAGGAACAATTTCACAATCATCCACATTTTCTTGCACCTTGTCATCTAATATAGGGGAATTTTTTTTCACTCTATCATGAAAACTGCCCTTATCTGATATAGGGGAATGGGGTGCATAGTTCGCCTTGTTTGTTATTAGTGCTTCTAGTTGAGCAATCCTTTTGTTTAAGAGATCTTCTGCCTTTGCTTGTTTTTCAATAAGCATTTTCTTTGTCTCCTCCAACTCCCGATCACGCTCTCTATCACGTGCCATTAATTCTGCCTTGGTAATTCTGACCCTTTTCTTCTTTGGAAGCTTAAAGTAGGTGGACGGATTGATGCCTCCAACACCCCTCACCCTACCCGAGTGTTCAGGAGTTTCTAGTGCTTGAGTGAGAACATCATTGCTCCCTGATATTTCTAGCTCACCCTTactcttcttctccaacaaTTCATCCTATTAAAATATGTAAAGATGCATTACATGAGGTAATAGACTATATTTTTACAGGAAATTCATCGAAAGCACTAGCATAagtaataaaaattatttagtACCAGCCAAAGATGTGATTATATGTCACTATCAAAATATGCATTTGATTCGGAAACTGCTTCAATTGATCAGTGCAATACACATACCTATTACAACTTCAGTTCTCAAACATATGTTTCTTTTAATCATTAAATGACTATTGATGCTTGTCA
Coding sequences:
- the LOC121050034 gene encoding uncharacterized protein LOC121050034, which encodes MEIDELLEKKSKGELEISGSNDVLTQALETPEHSGRVRGVGGINPSTYFKLPKKKRVRITKAELMARDRERDRELEETKKMLIEKQAKAEDLLNKRIAQLEALITNKANYAPHSPISDKGSFHDRVKKNSPILDDKVQENVDDCEIVPPPTDKGGVCELAVNTITNIVAFGTVFDDVDINKMIHGAALKEGCVRVSVDGEIQGDAPLPFPIAGEMELVREAIGSHVAWPEELVIWRQPSKE